Within the Gloeobacter kilaueensis JS1 genome, the region CCCAGGTCAACAAGCAATCAGCAATGACAACGCGCAGCAGCCAGGGCAGCCCGGCAAGTCGCCCAAAGCACAGGCTCAGCCACTGCGGGTTTTCTTTTGTACTCACTCCGCCTGCTTTTTTGAAGCCCGGCTGAGGCAGGCGGGATTTACGTTTGGTGGGGTCAAATCGATCGAACAAAAAGTAGCCCATCCAGGCGAGGGGCACAATAACAGCTAAGGTTGCAAATCTGAGCAGGACTTGCGCAGGTTCAAAATGCAGTCCTGGAAAGATAAACGAGGGAAGGCCAGGCTGATAAGTTACAAGCCCGATAGAATAATTCCTTCCTGCCGTTATCAGCGATAGCTGTTCTACGGCCCAACCCATTCCGCTCACATCTATCAGTCGCGTCCAACTCAAAGAACCACCAATTACAAACTCAGCAACCGGCAAGCTGACGAGCAGTAGCCAGCATCCAAAGTAAATAAAACTTCCCAATCGTCCTGCCAGCAGAACTGTAGCTTCAAACGCGAACGCAGCGACCGGTACAAATAGCAGAACTGGCAGGAGGATCACCAAGTAGGTAGTGATGTACACTACCGGCTCAAAAGCAGCCTCCCCCCGCAGCCAGTGCATCCCCACAATGCTGAGGAATAAGCCGAGAGCAAGCAGCCAGAGGAAGGAGCCGCTGCCCAAAATCGCACCAAGCACATACTGCGCGTTGGTCATCGGTGTAGCGGCAATTGTCGAATCGGTGTGACTTTCGACCTCCCGCTGCAGTGCGCCGAATACCAGATAAAATCCCCAGAGGCTGACTATTACAGCACTCAGCAGGGCGGTGGCCAGAGACAGGGTAGCAGAGTTGTAAATAAGCCGTTGTCCATCGACCTGCATCAGCGTCATGCCGCTCGATCGATCCGGGATCAGGCTGTAAGCGAGTACGGGAAGCAAAAAAAACAAGAAAACTGTCCCCGGTTGACGGAGCCGGAGCTGCAAGTGCGTCCTGGCAATCGCTGCAATTTTAGATAGAAACATAACCCGTGGAAGCCAGCGGTTCGTTGATTGCCAAAAATGCCTCTTCGAGGGTCGGCTCTACCAAGTGAGCGTCTTCTAATGGTTTTTGAGGACACACCAGGCGCAGATGAACACCCTCCGCCTTCTGCACAACCGAGGAAACCTTATATCGTGTTTGTACCTCCGGTAGCTGCTGCGAGGGAATAACGGCCTGCCATACCTGCCCTCTCGCTCGATCTATAAGTACTTCGGGCGAAGCGCACTCGATAATTCTGCCCTTGTGCAGCACCGCCACTTCAGAGGCAACCGTTTCGATATCCGAGACGATATGAGTAGAAAAGACAACGATCCGCTCGCTGCCGATCCTGCTCAGGATGCTTTTGAAACGGTTGCGCTCCTCCGGATCCAATCCCGCCGTCGGCTCATCCACGATCAACACTTCCGGCTCGTTGAGCAAAGCAACAGCAATACCGAGGCGTTGCTTCATTCCGCCTGAGAAAGTACCTGCCGGGCGGTGGCTGACGTCGTGCAGGTTCACCAACTCAAGCAGTTCCATCGGGCGATTGCGGCTGGAGATTCCCTTGAGTGCAGCGAAATAGCTGAGGAATTCAAGAGCGGTGAGACTGCTGTATACGCCAAAATTTTGCGGTAAATAGCCTAACTTCTGCCGCAAAAAATCAGGTTGGGCAACGACATCGACATCCCGAAAAAAGATACGTCCCGATGTTGGAGGCGTCACTGTCGCAAGCATCTGCAAAAGCGTCGTCTTACCGGCCCCGTTGGAACCCAGCAAACCCAACACGCCCGTCTTGATTTCAAGGAATACACCAGCGACAGCAGGTTGCTGGCTTGATTTGTAGCACTTGGATAAGTTTTCCAGTATCAGCATAGTATTCGCTTTTCAAATTGTACTGCTAATGTGCGGTTATT harbors:
- a CDS encoding ABC transporter ATP-binding protein, producing the protein MLILENLSKCYKSSQQPAVAGVFLEIKTGVLGLLGSNGAGKTTLLQMLATVTPPTSGRIFFRDVDVVAQPDFLRQKLGYLPQNFGVYSSLTALEFLSYFAALKGISSRNRPMELLELVNLHDVSHRPAGTFSGGMKQRLGIAVALLNEPEVLIVDEPTAGLDPEERNRFKSILSRIGSERIVVFSTHIVSDIETVASEVAVLHKGRIIECASPEVLIDRARGQVWQAVIPSQQLPEVQTRYKVSSVVQKAEGVHLRLVCPQKPLEDAHLVEPTLEEAFLAINEPLASTGYVSI